ATGCACCCAATCAGGTGCTGGGCGTGTTTACGAAAGAGTGGGTGGAGCCGCTGGCGCAGGTGTTACAACATCTCGGCAGCGAGCATGTGTTGGTGGTGCACGCCGAAGACGGCATGGACGAGATCAGCATCGGTGCGCGCACACATGTAGCTGAGCTGAAGCAAGGCAAGGTTAAGGTCTTTACCGTCGAGCCGGAACAGTTCGGGTTCAAGCGCGGTGAGGTATCGAAGCTGGCTGTCACCGGCCCGGCCGAAAGTTTGGCGATGGTCAAATCGGTGCTGGATAATGAGCCAGGACCGGCGCGCGATATCGTGGCGCTCAACGCCGGAGCGGCGATCTACGTTGCCGGCTTGGTTCCCGATCTCGACGCTGGCATCAAAACCGCACAGGCCGTGATTGCCAGTGGCGCCGCCAAAAAGAAATTGCATGATCTGGTCGCGCTGAGCAGGAAACTGGCCACTCCATGAACGCACCACCGGACATACTCCGGAAAATTCTGGCACGTAAGGCTGAAGAGATTGACGAACGTGCGAGTCGCATACCTCTGGAAGAGCTCAAAAAGCGCATCGCGAGTGCGCCGGCGCCACGTGGTTTTCTCAAGGCGATCCGGAGCCGGATTGCCACCGGCCTGCCAGCGGTGATCGCCGAGATCAAGAAGGCGAGCCCCAGCAAGGGGCTGTTGCGCGCGGATTTCCATCCGGCCGACATTGCCCGAAGCTACGAGCGCCATGGCGCCACTTGCCTGTCGGTGCTGACAGACACGGATTTTTTTCAAGGGAGTGATGCGCATCTGCAGCAGGCGCGCGCGTCCTGTGCCTTGCCTGTGCTGCGCAAGGACTTTACCATCGATGCCTATCAGGTTTACGAAGCCCGCGTACTGGACGCCGATGCCATTCTGCTCATTGTGGCCGCGCTGGAAGACGCTGACCTGCATGATTTGAGCGCACTTGCTCAAAAGCTGGGTCTGGACGCGCTGGTAGAAGTGCACAACGAAACGGAATTAGAACGCGCACTGGCCCTTCAACCGGCTTTGATCGGCATTAATAACCGTGACCTTCGGACGTTTCAGACTTCCCTTGATACCACGCTGGGGCTGCTCAAGAAAATCCCGGCCAAAAGCGTGGTTGTAACAGAAAGCGGTATCCATACGCGCGAAGATGTAGCCCGGATGCGCGCTCAGGGCGTGAATGCCTTTTTGGTGGGTGAGGCCTTCATGAAGTCCACAGAGCCGGGAGAAAAATTGTCAGAATTGTTTAATATCTCGTTGCCACATGCGGTGAGGAAATCATGAAAGCAAAGATCAAGTGGACTGGCGATGTCAGTTTTGAGGGAACGGCAGACAGCGGCCACACGCTGGTCATGGACGGTGCGCCGGATGCCGGTGGCCGGAACAAGGGCGCCCGGCCCATGGAGCTGGTGCTGATCGGCACGGGCGGGTGCACCGCATTCGATGTTATGCATATCTTGCGCAAATCGCGCCAGGAAGTGTCGGGCTGTGTCGCCGAGGTGGAGGCCAAGCGCGCGGAAACCGACCCCAAGGTTTTTACGAACATTCACATCCATTTTGTCATCACCGGAAAAAATCTGGATCCCAAAAAGGTCCAGCATGCGATCGAGCTTTCCGCGACGAAGTATTGCTCCGCCTCCATCATGTTGGCCAAGACCGCCAAGGTCACGCACGATTTCGATATCGTGGAGAGCGAATAAATGGAAACCAGCCAGTGATGCGTCCGCCCGCCACCACCGGACTGCGCCATGTGGCGCTGAATGTACAGGACATGGACGCCTGCGAACGGTTTTACACCGACCTGCTCGGCATGCGCGTGGAGTGGCGGCCGGATGCGAATAATGTGTACCTCACCAGCGGTAACGACAACCTGGCCCTGCATCGGGCGACATCGGCCGTCAATCCCGAGTCGGCCCAACGGCTCGACCACATCGGTTTCGTCGTCAATGCAATCGGGGACGTGGATGCCTGGTTTATGTATCTAAAGTTGAAAGGCGCGACGATGGTGGAGGAACCCAGCGCCCATCGCGACGGCGCGCGCAGTTTCTATTGCCAGGATCCGGCCGGCAACACCGTTCAAATAATTTATCACCCGTCGTTGGTGAATAAATAGCAGTTAAATCCAGTAAGCCGTACGGGTCATGATTTTCGACGTGCAATGCATGAACTGCCGCACGGGCTCTGGCAGTTCAGCGCCGCCGGACTCGATGGCGACCGTGGCATGACGGCCTTCGTCGTCGCGCATCTGTTCCAGAATCGCCTGGCTCTTGTGGTCCTCCGTCGGCAGCCGTTGCAAATGCCCTTCAAGATGCTTCACCACCTGTTTTTCCGTTTCAGCGACAAAACCGAGACTCCACTTGTCACCGATAACCCCTGCCAGTGCGCCGATGGCGAATGAGCCTGCGTACCAGATTGGATTGAGATAGCTGGTGTGACCGCCGAGTTCGCGGATGCGCTCCTCGGTCCAGGCCAAATGATCATTTTCTTCCTGTGCGGCCTGTTCCATTTTTCCACGTACATCCGGCAGCCGTGCCGTGGCCGCTTGCCCCTGGTACAAGGCCTGGGCGCAGATTTCTCCGGCATGATTGATACGCATCAAGCGGCCAGACAATGCGCGCTCAGCAGCCTTCAGCTCGATCTCTTCTTTGACCGAAGCCGGACTGTTACGCACGGGTCTCGGAGTTGGCCCCAAAACAGTGTGCAGCGCCTGATCGAGCTGTTCCATCAAGCGGTCAAGAGAAGAATGAGTGCGATCTGTCATGATCTGTAACGATATCGCTGGTATGACCGTGCCACAAGGGCCAGGCTATTTTTCCAGCTGCCTTTCGAGCAAAGTCACCGGATGCATGACCTCCATGTCCAGCCCGGCCTCGCGCAGGCCGGTCGCCAGAAACGTGGCGCAACCGGGGTTTGAGGTCACCAGAATGTCCGGTGCCAGGCGCTTGAGATGATTTATTTTTGGAGCGCGCAATTGCTCGGCGATCAGTGTTTCGGCCAGATGATAAGCGCCCGCCGCACCGCAACAGACCTTGTTTTCCGGCAGCGAAAAGATTTCCGCACCGGGAATTTTTGCCAGCAGGGCATAAGGCTTGTCCTCCTGCCGCAACACGTTGGTCAAGGTGCACGGATCGTGAATGGCAATGCGTCCGGGAAGCGGACGAAAAGAGATACCTGTTGGCCAGGATATTCCTGCCAGGAATTGGCTGATGTCCATGATGCGGCCGGAAAATCTTTGTGCCGCTACATCGTTATCCAGATATTTTCCGTATTCGCATAACGTGGCGGCGCAGCCACTGGCCACAGATATGATGGCATCATTCCCGTCTGCGAACGCGCTGGTGTTCTGACGCATGAGTTCGGTGGCTTTTCTGGCTTGACCATCATGCAGGTGCAGGGCACCGCAACAACCCTGGTCCGGGGGCACATGCACTTCGTATCCCAGCCGGCAGAGCAGTCGAATAGAAGAAGTCAATGTCTGCTGGTCCACCAAGTTCGCTTGGCACCCGGTAAAGATAGCCACTCGCCCTTTTGTTTTCTTATGTGCTGGATAGATTTCTGAAAATCTTTTTTGAGATGCGAGCTTCGGAATGGCGTTGTCGAGGCGGGTCAGCCCGACAAGCCGAAGCACATGGCTCTTTCGCAGCAGCCATTGCAAGCCAGTGCCTTGGTACAGTCGCAGAATTCTTCCCAGGATTTGCATTCTGATCGGTTTTTCCACCAGCCATTGAATCAGCCGCACGGACCTGTTCAGGGGTTTGGTGTCAGTGGTGCGCCTGGACTCGATCAGGTGGCGTACGGAATCGAGCGCCAGTCCATAGGCCACATTGGAAGGGCAAACCTTTTCGCAGGCCCGACAATCCAGGCAGCGCGCGAGATGGGATTCCAGTTTGGCATTTAGCGGTAGATCGTTTTTTGCCAGAGCGAGCATGAGGGACAGACGTCCACGGGGCGACTCCGCTTCATCATGCAGCAGCTCGTAGGTTGGGCAGTGAGGCAGGCACAACCCGCAGGCCACACATTTGGCGGCCTCGTGTTTGATGTGAAAGTCGGGGTTCAAGTAGGCGGACAAGGCACGGTGTTGCACGAGATAGAGATGCCCAAGGTGGGCGGATGACCTATAATTCTGCTACGTTATCGTTTGTTGCCTGATTAGTGCAACTTCCCGACCCATGTCCTATTACCGTTACCATGTATTTTTCTGTGTTAACAAGCGCGTGGATGGCAGCGCCTGTTGTGCCAATCACCCTGCCCAACAGATGCGCGACTATGCCAAGGAGCGTATCAAATCGCTCGGCATGGCCGGCAAGGGTGGTGTCCGCATCAACCAGGCGGGATGCATGGACCGTTGCGAGGAAGGGCCGGTCATGGCGATTTATCCCGAGGGCATCTGGTACACCTACGTGGACAAGGTCGATATCGACGAGATTATCGATCAGCATTTGAGGCAAGGTCGCTTGGTTGAGCGCCTGAAATTGAAGGAATAAGCCCCATCGTCCAGGCTCAGCATTACCTGTTGAGAAATCAAGGTGACAAAAGAAGTCAGCTTAGAAATGGACAGTTTCCTGCTCCTTAGTTTTGAACCAACCCCGATCGGTCGGGTCATATCCGCTGAACGAGCTGATAGGGGGTTTATTGAGAGTGGTGGGGAATTATCTTAATGTATTTAAATCATATAGTTACGTTATTTTCAGGATTTTTCATCAGAAAGTACGCCGCACATATTGACAATAGGTTTAAATATTAGATAATTATTATATACTTTATCAGCAAGCTTACTGGCGATTGACCCGAAGTTTGCTAATCTTAGTACAGGCAGTTGAAAGATTTCTTTACGGCGCTCAGGCGCCGGGTAATGGCTCCTCCATCCTCCTAGTGGTGGTTCGGGCGTGGCTCCCCAGCCGCGCCTTTTTTTTGCCCATTTTTTGCCTTGATTGCCAGTCTTCTCTTATGTCACGAACACCGGATTGTCGACTTTTCCTTGTAACTCATAGGCGTCTTTTGTAATATGCGCGGCTTTCCGGCGGCTGGTTCGCGCCGATAGCGCGTGGCGCGAAATCCTCTACATGGCTGAATTACCTGAAATATTTTCATGAAAACATTTTCCGCAAAGAACGAAACCGTCAAGCGTGACTGGTACGTGATTGATGCGTCCGGCAAGGTGCTTGGACGCGTGGCCACCGAAATTGCGCGGCGTTTGCGCGGCAAGCACAAGGCGGAATACACGCCCCACGTGGACACGGGTGATTACATCATCGTGGTCAACGCCGACAAGATTCAGGTGACGGGCAAGAAAAGCCGCGACAAGATTTATCATCGCTATACCGGTTACCAAAGTGGCCTCAAGTCGACAAGCTTTCAGGACATGATGAAAAAGGCGCCGGGCGATGTCATTGAAACGGCCGTCCGCGGCATGCTCCCGAAGAATCCGCTCGGTCGTCAGATGTTCCGCAAGCTTAAGGTCTACTGCGGCGCGAATCACCGGCATACGGCACAGAGCCCCAAGGTTCTGGAAATCTAATTCTTCAGGTAACCAATACCATGGCGCAGGCAAACATTCATCTCGGCACCGGACGGCGCAAGACTTCTACGGCGCGCGTTTATCTCAAGCCCGGCAAGGGCGAATTCTTGATCAACAGCAAGTCACTTGATGAATACTTCGGCCGTGAAACCGCGCGCATGATTGTGCGCCAGCCGTTCGTGGTCGTGGACATGGAAAACAAATTCGACGTCAAGGTGAACGTTGCCGGCGGCGGACCCAGCGGTCAGGCCGGTGCCATTCGTCATGGCATCACGCGCGCACTGATGGCTTATGACGAATCACTGCGTCCCGCGCTGCGCAAGGCCGGTTATGTCACGCGTGATTCGCGCGCCGTTGAGCGCAAGAAATACGGCCTGCACAAGGCGCGCAAACGGCCGCAGTACTCGAAGCGATAAAGAAGTAGCAAGTGGCAAGTTTCAAGCAGCAAGTAAAATCATGAAAGAATGGATGCGCTTGAAAACTTGGATGTCTGGAAGCGAAGCTGCAGGCTGAGCGTCGAGCTTTATAAACTTCTGAACGATTGCAGGGACTTCGGGTTCAGGGATCAGGTTACCCGCTCGGCGCTTTCCGTTCCATCGAACATTGCTGAAGGCTACGAACGCGATTCTTCGAAGGAATTTTCCCGCTTTCTCAAAATCGCCAAAGGTTCCTGCGGCGAATTACGCACCCAACTCTATATCGGCACGGAAGCGGGTTTCATCGAAAAGGCGAAAGCACTTCAGATGATCCAGGAGGCCGCGGAAATTTCGCGGATGCTCCAGGGCTTGATCAGGCGATATGAGCCAGCTCAAGATTCAAAGCGCGAGACCCCCTCTTCCTCTTGAAACTTGTTACTTGCTACTTGAAACTTGCTACTGATTTTTTTGGGGGATCGTCTAACGGTAGGACAACAGACTCTGACTCTGTTTATCTAGGTTCGAATCCTAGTCCCCCAGCCAAAAACAAAAGCGGCCCCCAGTGTGGGGTCGCTTTTGTTTTTCGACTCGGACTAGGATGAGAACCTAGGTTCGACCAGCGCTCGCCGGGGTGAGGTGAACCGTTTGCGATTCACCGAATCGCGGTTCGCCGAACGGGCGCGCCATGGATGGCGCGCCCTGGAATTCTTGGCGAGGCCGGGACAGCCGAGCCTAGAACTGCTGCGGAACGCTGCCGCGAAGCGGCAGCGACCCCGAAGGGGCGAGGGACAAGGATGTCCCGAGTAATCCTAGTCCCCCAACCTGAAACACCCGCCCCCCACTGCTTCTGCCGCGACCATATCCAATTTCACCCTGTTTCCCGCCATAATCCGCGGATTTGTTGTAAAAAAGTTACAAGATGAATATTTGTCGTATATTTGCAAAATTACGTTGTATATTCGCAAAAAGCTGTGTTATAAATTACATCAGGTGCAGATGAACTGCGCTTGGTTATTCCCCTAACTAACTTTCCTTCCAGGAGGAATCATGAAGAAGAAGCTACTTATGGCAGCCGTAGGCGCCGCGCTGGTCGCTGGCCCGATGGTCGCTGCTCACGCGGCGAGCGCAACATTGTACGGTCACATGCACATGTCGATGGACCGTTACGACAACGACGTTAACGAAGATGGCATGATGGCCAACAACTCTTCGCGCTTCGGCATCAAGGGCGACGAAGATCTCGGTGGCGGTCTCAAGGCCATTTACCAGATTGAAAGCCCGATCTTTGCCGCTGACGAAGGCACAGGCGGTTTTGGTGGCACCATGCGCAACACCTTTGTCGGCTTCAGCGGTGGATGGGGCGCAGTCAAGATCGGTCGCCATGACACGGCCTACAAGGACCTCGGTCGCAAGTTCGACAACTTCAACGAACAGGTCGGTGACATGCGTAACTTCATCGGCAACGCCGGCACCTACGACAAGCGCATCAGCAACATGATCCGCTATGAAAGCCCGAACTTCGGCGGCCTGAACGTGGTGGTCCAGAACAGCTCCAACAACGGTTCTGATCTTGCAGGCAATACCAGCGAGAAAGATACCAGCTTGGGCGTGAACTGGTCTGCCGGTCCGCTGTTCCTCGGCGCTGCCTGGAACGAAGTGGCCAACACCGGTTTGACCAACGATACCACCGGTATGCGTCTCGCAGGCGCTTATACCATGAACGACTTCACGTTCGGCCTGCTGTGGGAATCGCTGAGCGACATCAGCGGCACTTCCGGTCATGACCGTGATGCGCTGGGTTTTGTTGCCTCGATGAAGATGGGTAACAACAAGCTCAAGTTCCATTGGCTTGATGCCGACCAGTATGACGACACAGCCAACACCGGTGGCGACATGATAGCTATCGGCGTGGATCACATGTTCAGCAAGACGGCCATTGTCTACCTCAACTATGCCTCGGTGGGTAATGACACTGCGGCAACCTTCAGCACCGCCAGCAGTAACGGTGGCCACGGAGACAACCTTGCTACTGCCGCCGGCAAGGATGCTACCGCCATCTCGGCTGGCTATATCCTGAAGTTCTAAGCTTGGAAGTCAGCTAGCGGTTGAACAAGCGTAAAGCTGTATCCAGTGACGGGGCCTTCGGGCCCCGTTTTTTTTCGGGCAGATTTCAGGCCATCCCAGGATGCCGTGGAAAAGGCCGATCTTTCGACCCTCCGGAATATCCTGTATGGTTGATTTGAATCTCGCTACTTCGCGGTGAAATTGATGTTTCCAGTCCCATGATCAAGATCGGCATTATCGGCGGTACCGGCTACACCGGGGCGGAGCTGCTGCGCCTGCTGGCGGCGCATCCGCAGGCGGACCTGCGGGTAATCACCTCGCGCGGCGAGGCCGGCAAAAAGGTGGCCGAATTGTTCCCCAATCTGCGCGGCTACGTGAAGCTCGCCTTCACGGAACCGGACACGAAAGCGCTCGCCGGCTGCGACGTGGTGTTCTCGGCCACGCCCAATGGCGTGGCCATGACGCACGCACGCGAGCTGCTCAAGGCCGGCGTGAAGTTCATCGATCTCGCCGCCGACTTTCGTTTGAAGGACCCCGCGGTCTGGGAAAAATGGTATGGCATGCCGCATGCCTGCCCCGAGTTGCTGGCCGAGGCGGTGTACGGATTGCCGGAAGTGAATCGCGACAAGATTAAAAAGGCCCGCTTGATCGCCAACCCCGGTTGCTATCCGACGGCCGTGCAATTGGGATTCCTGCCGTTGCTGGAGAGCGGGTTGGTGGATGCGCAGCATCTGATCGCCGATGCCAAGTCCGGTATCAGCGGCGCTGGCCGCAAGGCGGAAGTGCACACACTGTTCTCGGAAGCGGCGGATTCCATGAAGGCCTATGGCGTGGCGGGGCATCGTCACTGGCCGGAGATCCGCCAGGGGCTCGATGCCATGACCGGAAAATCCGTGGGACTGACGTTTGTTCCGCATCTCACCCCGATGATCCGCGGTATCCATGCGACGCTCTATGCGCGGCTCACGAAGCCGGGCGCGGATCTGCAGGCGCTATACGAGAAACGTTACGCGAATGAACCGTTCGTGGATGTCATGCCGTCCGGCAGTCATCCCGAGACGCGTTCCGTCCGTATCTCCAATATCTGCCGTATCGCCGTGCATCAACCGCAGGGTGGCGATACGGTTGTCGTGCTGTCTGTCATCGATAATCTGGTGAAGGGCGCCGCCGGTCAGGCGGTCCAGAACATGAATATCCTGTTCGGCCTGGATGAGCGCACCGGCCTGCAGCAGGCCGGTGTTATGCCCTGATGTTTGTGCTTTCATCCGCCGGTTGATGCGGCTATATTTCGGCATGTCCCGCAGGCCTACCTGAATGATTGACCTCAATAAACCCGGTGAACTGATCATCAAGCAGCGCTATTCACCGCGCATCAAAATTTTATTGGCGGTAGTTCTGGTGCTCGGGTTGCTGGGTTCCGCGGGATTTATTTACAACTACGGACTCAACCGCGCCGGGTTCGAACGCCAGTCGGCGCAAGAGACACAGCAGACCTTGCAGGATGACATGCGCAAGCTCCGTGATGAAAAACAGGGGCTCCAGGAAGCTCTCGCGGGCGCGCAGCGCACTATCCAGATGGACCAAGCGGCCTACCAGGATCTCGACAAGTCGCTCAAGGCCTCGGCGCAGGAAATCGTGAAGTTGCGGGAAGAGCTAAATTTCTACCGCAACATCATTTCGCCGGCTGACAAGAAAAGCGGCTTGCGCATTCAGAACCTCTACATCGAACCGGCCGGCGGCACCAATCAATACCGTTACAAACTGGTGCTGATTCAGGCACTGAAGCACGAGAGTCTTATTCAGGGCAGGGCCGTGCTGGAGATCAGCGGAACGCAGGTGGGGGAGGACACCGTGCTGCGATTCCCGGCCGCGAATGGGCGCCCGATTATGGTGAGTTTCAAGTATTTTCAGGATATTGAGGGCAAGCTGGAATTACCAAGGAATTTCCAGCCCATACGTATCAAGGTCTATATCACAACGCCTGGCGGGTCTTCCATGGCGGAGGCTACTTACACCTGGCCACTGGGGTAGAATCCCGGTTTTCGAGTTTTATCGCCGATCCTGCTACATCACGCCCCGGTAGTCGGGCGACTACAATACAAACATGGAGGGTATGCCAATGCTGAGTGCTCTGGGAAAGACGTCGACCGAGAAACCGTGCAATACCATCGATACGCTGGTCGGCGCAAAAACCGAACTGAAGGGCGATATCGTGTTTTCAGGTGGCCTGCGTGTTGACGGAAAAGTGCGCGGCAATATCACGGCCAAGGGTGATGGCAACAGCACCTTGGTGCTCAGCGAACATGCCGCTGTGACGGGTAATGTCACGGTGCCGCATATCATCACCAATGGCTCGATCAAAGGGAATGTTCGCGCTGCCGAGCGCATTGAACTTCAATCGAAGGCGGAAATATTCGGGGACCTGTATTACAAGGTGATTGAAATGGCCTTGGGTGCGGTGGTCAACGGTAATCTGGTGCGAGAAGCGGTTGAAACCGGACGCGACAGCACCAATAAAGGAACCGTGACGCGCCTGAAATCAGCGGGTGAAAACGGTTCGGATGCCGAAGACTAGGTAACTGTTGACCCACGGGGTCAGGAACAGGATAATTAGTTTATTAGTAGTTACTGTTATTCGTGGAGGTTCAAATGAGTGCTGCCATGCCTGAAATGCCGTCCGCCCTGATGTTCACCGACGGTGCGGCAAAAAAAGTGAAAGAATTGATTGAAGAGGAAAAGAATCCGGCGCTGATGCTGCGGGTGTTTGTCTCCGGCGGCGGGTGTTCGGGCTTTCAGTACGGTTTTACGTTCGAAGAGAGCGCTAACGAAGACGATACGCGCGTGGAAAAAAACGGCGTCACGCTGTTGATCGATCCGCTCAGCTTCCAGTACCTGGCGGGCGCGGAAATCGACTTTCAGGAAGGCGTTCAGGGTGCGCAATTCGTGATCAAGAATCCGCAAGCCAAGACCACCTGCGGTTGTGGTTCTTCTTTCAACACCTAGACGCCACTAAATCAGGAAACAGCAAAAGGGCCCATCCGGGCCCTTTTGCGTTTCTGCGGGATCGCCATACTTCCGGTGTGTCAGGCAGGATAAATCCCGCCGAGGATTACAGCCCGTTTAGCGCCCGTGACAGAAGGCAGATTACCGGGCTGGCTTTCCAGGGTTTGGTGGGCCAGCCAGGCGAAGGCCGCCGCTTCCACCCAGTCGGGAGACAGGCCGAGCTTGTCGGTGGTGGCTACCGTCATACTGGACATGTGCCCCGCCAGCGCCGCCATCAGCGTGCGGTTGTGTGCCCCGCCCCCGCAGACATAAGCCTCCTGCGTCTGCGGCAGGAATTCGCGGATTGACTGAGCGATAGACTGT
The Sulfuricaulis sp. DNA segment above includes these coding regions:
- a CDS encoding VOC family protein; the encoded protein is MMRPPATTGLRHVALNVQDMDACERFYTDLLGMRVEWRPDANNVYLTSGNDNLALHRATSAVNPESAQRLDHIGFVVNAIGDVDAWFMYLKLKGATMVEEPSAHRDGARSFYCQDPAGNTVQIIYHPSLVNK
- a CDS encoding DUF6776 family protein, with amino-acid sequence MIDLNKPGELIIKQRYSPRIKILLAVVLVLGLLGSAGFIYNYGLNRAGFERQSAQETQQTLQDDMRKLRDEKQGLQEALAGAQRTIQMDQAAYQDLDKSLKASAQEIVKLREELNFYRNIISPADKKSGLRIQNLYIEPAGGTNQYRYKLVLIQALKHESLIQGRAVLEISGTQVGEDTVLRFPAANGRPIMVSFKYFQDIEGKLELPRNFQPIRIKVYITTPGGSSMAEATYTWPLG
- the rpsI gene encoding 30S ribosomal protein S9 yields the protein MAQANIHLGTGRRKTSTARVYLKPGKGEFLINSKSLDEYFGRETARMIVRQPFVVVDMENKFDVKVNVAGGGPSGQAGAIRHGITRALMAYDESLRPALRKAGYVTRDSRAVERKKYGLHKARKRPQYSKR
- the coq7 gene encoding 2-polyprenyl-3-methyl-6-methoxy-1,4-benzoquinone monooxygenase → MTDRTHSSLDRLMEQLDQALHTVLGPTPRPVRNSPASVKEEIELKAAERALSGRLMRINHAGEICAQALYQGQAATARLPDVRGKMEQAAQEENDHLAWTEERIRELGGHTSYLNPIWYAGSFAIGALAGVIGDKWSLGFVAETEKQVVKHLEGHLQRLPTEDHKSQAILEQMRDDEGRHATVAIESGGAELPEPVRQFMHCTSKIMTRTAYWI
- a CDS encoding four helix bundle protein; amino-acid sequence: MDALENLDVWKRSCRLSVELYKLLNDCRDFGFRDQVTRSALSVPSNIAEGYERDSSKEFSRFLKIAKGSCGELRTQLYIGTEAGFIEKAKALQMIQEAAEISRMLQGLIRRYEPAQDSKRETPSSS
- a CDS encoding OsmC family protein, translating into MKAKIKWTGDVSFEGTADSGHTLVMDGAPDAGGRNKGARPMELVLIGTGGCTAFDVMHILRKSRQEVSGCVAEVEAKRAETDPKVFTNIHIHFVITGKNLDPKKVQHAIELSATKYCSASIMLAKTAKVTHDFDIVESE
- a CDS encoding polymer-forming cytoskeletal protein, which translates into the protein MLSALGKTSTEKPCNTIDTLVGAKTELKGDIVFSGGLRVDGKVRGNITAKGDGNSTLVLSEHAAVTGNVTVPHIITNGSIKGNVRAAERIELQSKAEIFGDLYYKVIEMALGAVVNGNLVREAVETGRDSTNKGTVTRLKSAGENGSDAED
- a CDS encoding porin, whose amino-acid sequence is MKKKLLMAAVGAALVAGPMVAAHAASATLYGHMHMSMDRYDNDVNEDGMMANNSSRFGIKGDEDLGGGLKAIYQIESPIFAADEGTGGFGGTMRNTFVGFSGGWGAVKIGRHDTAYKDLGRKFDNFNEQVGDMRNFIGNAGTYDKRISNMIRYESPNFGGLNVVVQNSSNNGSDLAGNTSEKDTSLGVNWSAGPLFLGAAWNEVANTGLTNDTTGMRLAGAYTMNDFTFGLLWESLSDISGTSGHDRDALGFVASMKMGNNKLKFHWLDADQYDDTANTGGDMIAIGVDHMFSKTAIVYLNYASVGNDTAATFSTASSNGGHGDNLATAAGKDATAISAGYILKF
- the rplM gene encoding 50S ribosomal protein L13, encoding MKTFSAKNETVKRDWYVIDASGKVLGRVATEIARRLRGKHKAEYTPHVDTGDYIIVVNADKIQVTGKKSRDKIYHRYTGYQSGLKSTSFQDMMKKAPGDVIETAVRGMLPKNPLGRQMFRKLKVYCGANHRHTAQSPKVLEI
- the trpC gene encoding indole-3-glycerol phosphate synthase TrpC — translated: MNAPPDILRKILARKAEEIDERASRIPLEELKKRIASAPAPRGFLKAIRSRIATGLPAVIAEIKKASPSKGLLRADFHPADIARSYERHGATCLSVLTDTDFFQGSDAHLQQARASCALPVLRKDFTIDAYQVYEARVLDADAILLIVAALEDADLHDLSALAQKLGLDALVEVHNETELERALALQPALIGINNRDLRTFQTSLDTTLGLLKKIPAKSVVVTESGIHTREDVARMRAQGVNAFLVGEAFMKSTEPGEKLSELFNISLPHAVRKS
- the argC gene encoding N-acetyl-gamma-glutamyl-phosphate reductase; the encoded protein is MIKIGIIGGTGYTGAELLRLLAAHPQADLRVITSRGEAGKKVAELFPNLRGYVKLAFTEPDTKALAGCDVVFSATPNGVAMTHARELLKAGVKFIDLAADFRLKDPAVWEKWYGMPHACPELLAEAVYGLPEVNRDKIKKARLIANPGCYPTAVQLGFLPLLESGLVDAQHLIADAKSGISGAGRKAEVHTLFSEAADSMKAYGVAGHRHWPEIRQGLDAMTGKSVGLTFVPHLTPMIRGIHATLYARLTKPGADLQALYEKRYANEPFVDVMPSGSHPETRSVRISNICRIAVHQPQGGDTVVVLSVIDNLVKGAAGQAVQNMNILFGLDERTGLQQAGVMP
- the erpA gene encoding iron-sulfur cluster insertion protein ErpA, encoding MSAAMPEMPSALMFTDGAAKKVKELIEEEKNPALMLRVFVSGGGCSGFQYGFTFEESANEDDTRVEKNGVTLLIDPLSFQYLAGAEIDFQEGVQGAQFVIKNPQAKTTCGCGSSFNT
- a CDS encoding (Fe-S)-binding protein, which encodes MQHRALSAYLNPDFHIKHEAAKCVACGLCLPHCPTYELLHDEAESPRGRLSLMLALAKNDLPLNAKLESHLARCLDCRACEKVCPSNVAYGLALDSVRHLIESRRTTDTKPLNRSVRLIQWLVEKPIRMQILGRILRLYQGTGLQWLLRKSHVLRLVGLTRLDNAIPKLASQKRFSEIYPAHKKTKGRVAIFTGCQANLVDQQTLTSSIRLLCRLGYEVHVPPDQGCCGALHLHDGQARKATELMRQNTSAFADGNDAIISVASGCAATLCEYGKYLDNDVAAQRFSGRIMDISQFLAGISWPTGISFRPLPGRIAIHDPCTLTNVLRQEDKPYALLAKIPGAEIFSLPENKVCCGAAGAYHLAETLIAEQLRAPKINHLKRLAPDILVTSNPGCATFLATGLREAGLDMEVMHPVTLLERQLEK